In a single window of the Terriglobus roseus genome:
- a CDS encoding sigma-70 family RNA polymerase sigma factor, with product MPPSDSPFGDITPRPNPQEPFARSFVRESEMAPSSDDGLLLRAIQRGDEGAMATIFDRYSRVVYSVALRVLRDPAAAEDVLQDIFMQIWRKPESFVSTRGSLGGWLSVVARNRSIDALRRRKPSDSVEDVVLASPFNLADDSERTVMMERARGVIIGLPVEQRKVIEMAFFDGLTHSEIAELTGDPLGTVKTRIRTALLVLRKAMHA from the coding sequence ATGCCTCCTTCCGACTCCCCATTCGGTGACATCACGCCGCGGCCCAATCCACAGGAGCCGTTTGCGCGTTCTTTCGTTAGAGAGAGCGAGATGGCCCCATCGAGTGATGACGGTCTTCTGCTCCGTGCCATCCAGCGGGGTGACGAGGGCGCAATGGCGACCATCTTCGACCGCTACAGCAGGGTTGTGTACTCGGTCGCGCTCCGTGTCTTGCGTGATCCGGCTGCAGCCGAGGACGTGTTGCAAGACATATTTATGCAGATCTGGCGCAAACCCGAAAGCTTTGTCTCCACCCGAGGATCGCTCGGTGGATGGCTTTCGGTCGTTGCCCGCAATCGCTCCATCGATGCTCTACGCCGTCGCAAGCCGTCTGATTCCGTAGAGGACGTTGTGCTTGCTTCGCCTTTTAACCTCGCTGATGACTCTGAGCGCACCGTGATGATGGAACGCGCACGTGGTGTCATCATCGGGCTGCCCGTGGAACAGCGCAAGGTAATCGAGATGGCCTTCTTTGATGGCCTGACACATTCGGAGATTGCAGAGCTTACCGGTGACCCTCTGGGCACGGTGAAGACGCGGATTCGCACCGCTCTGCTGGTTCTCAGAAAGGCGATGCACGCGTGA